A genomic window from Slackia heliotrinireducens DSM 20476 includes:
- a CDS encoding TetR/AcrR family transcriptional regulator, giving the protein MLDNYLLQIPEDFQRKLRILHSVDGANSNLSVKEICRLSGISRSTFYRYFDSQEDFCYWYIIFCSSISLDQVGRTRTWNEGMKHFYQLLEQEKSALKVCAEWNSDYGVAYIESHRKQVLTETLLKFRGLKLNDLLEFQIAHYIRLEVWSTFKWLRSNNAQPASTFAEQLETCVPSLLHDSLSLS; this is encoded by the coding sequence ATGCTCGACAACTATCTACTGCAGATTCCAGAGGACTTCCAGCGCAAGCTGCGCATTCTGCATTCTGTCGACGGCGCGAACAGCAACCTCTCCGTTAAGGAAATCTGCCGGCTCAGCGGCATATCCCGTTCCACGTTCTACCGTTACTTCGATTCGCAGGAGGACTTCTGCTACTGGTACATCATTTTCTGCAGCAGCATCTCGCTGGACCAGGTGGGGCGCACCCGCACGTGGAACGAGGGCATGAAGCATTTCTACCAGCTGCTTGAGCAGGAGAAATCCGCGTTGAAGGTATGTGCGGAATGGAACTCGGATTACGGTGTGGCCTATATCGAATCCCACCGCAAGCAGGTGCTGACGGAAACCTTACTGAAGTTCCGCGGCCTGAAGCTGAACGACCTGCTGGAGTTTCAGATAGCTCACTACATACGCCTCGAGGTGTGGTCCACCTTCAAATGGCTCCGGTCCAACAACGCCCAGCCGGCGAGCACCTTCGCCGAACAACTGGAAACCTGCGTGCCATCCCTGCTGCACGATTCCCTCTCGCTTTCGTAA
- a CDS encoding NAD(P)H-dependent flavin oxidoreductase, which translates to MNRVCEILGIEKPVIQAPMLWLTSPELVAAVSNAGGLGVIGVGAGSTEPEVSREATNEAFRTAVRRTKELTTRPFGVNMMTAASDPNGHNADTIAIMKEEGVAVVVLVGDVFADGEIAALKADGFKVVARQLNPTVAGAKRLAELGADMIVATGCDEGGVMPAGATGTMSMVALMSEAVDIPVLAAGGIVNEKFARASAVLGAEGAFAGTRFILSEECRAAQATKENLLSAEADDMVTITVWGGGGRWRTTPTAKAVAAAQANMAGDLNPDQGDYRKSELLGQLDEGINSASSVVSLVKSIDSCADIVADLARGYE; encoded by the coding sequence ATGAACAGGGTATGCGAGATTTTGGGAATCGAGAAGCCGGTCATCCAGGCTCCGATGCTGTGGCTGACCAGCCCCGAGCTGGTGGCTGCCGTCAGCAATGCAGGCGGTTTGGGTGTCATCGGCGTGGGCGCGGGATCCACCGAGCCCGAGGTGTCGCGCGAGGCGACCAACGAGGCGTTCCGCACTGCCGTACGCCGTACGAAGGAGCTTACCACCAGGCCTTTCGGCGTGAACATGATGACGGCGGCGTCCGACCCCAACGGTCATAACGCCGACACCATCGCCATCATGAAGGAAGAGGGCGTGGCTGTGGTCGTGCTCGTGGGCGACGTGTTCGCCGACGGCGAGATCGCCGCGCTCAAGGCCGACGGTTTCAAGGTGGTCGCCCGCCAGCTCAACCCCACGGTTGCCGGCGCCAAGCGCCTGGCCGAGCTCGGCGCGGACATGATTGTGGCTACGGGCTGCGACGAGGGCGGCGTTATGCCGGCCGGTGCGACGGGCACCATGTCGATGGTGGCCCTCATGTCCGAGGCCGTGGACATTCCCGTGCTGGCCGCTGGCGGTATCGTCAACGAGAAGTTCGCCCGCGCGTCCGCCGTGCTGGGTGCCGAAGGTGCCTTCGCAGGCACGCGTTTCATCCTGTCGGAGGAGTGCCGCGCGGCGCAGGCTACCAAGGAGAATCTGCTTTCCGCCGAGGCCGACGACATGGTCACGATTACCGTTTGGGGTGGCGGCGGACGCTGGCGCACCACGCCCACGGCCAAAGCCGTTGCGGCCGCGCAGGCCAATATGGCGGGCGACCTCAATCCTGACCAGGGCGATTACCGCAAGAGCGAGCTTTTGGGCCAGCTCGACGAGGGCATCAACTCCGCCAGCAGCGTCGTGTCCCTGGTGAAGAGCATCGACTCCTGCGCCGACATCGTTGCCGACCTCGCCCGCGGCTACGAATAA
- a CDS encoding radical SAM protein: MHFTEPVYRNPYWPTWPLLEVTQGCTHNKCKFCTMYKGVRFDLRPLEDIEADLAELRSTVPHARTIQLLSANPLALPYSRFKPILEKINEYLPDIEFVYTQGRVTDLRNKTVEQLRELRDLGLREISMGTESGDDWTLDRVNKGYHAEDIIEQCAKLDEAGIRYWHSFLNGVAGRSHSREHAVNSAKIFSQTNPMLVGTGGLTLFPGTPLLEEAQVGEFDPLSEKEMFEELLLFVENLTCDCSFITHHTIGGENLSGPNFLARKDDIIASLRDEIEHGDLDTMARIRAMKRSL, from the coding sequence ATGCATTTCACCGAGCCCGTATACCGCAACCCCTACTGGCCCACCTGGCCGCTGCTTGAGGTCACGCAGGGTTGCACCCACAACAAGTGCAAGTTCTGCACGATGTACAAGGGCGTGCGCTTCGACCTGCGCCCGCTCGAAGATATCGAAGCTGACCTGGCCGAACTGCGCTCCACGGTACCGCATGCCCGCACCATCCAGCTGCTGAGCGCCAATCCGCTGGCCCTGCCGTACAGCCGTTTCAAGCCCATTCTCGAGAAGATCAACGAGTATTTGCCGGACATCGAGTTCGTTTACACACAGGGACGCGTCACCGACCTGCGCAACAAGACCGTCGAGCAGTTGCGAGAGCTGCGTGACCTGGGCCTGCGCGAGATTTCCATGGGCACCGAGTCGGGTGACGACTGGACGCTGGACCGGGTGAACAAGGGCTACCACGCCGAGGACATCATCGAGCAGTGCGCCAAGCTGGACGAGGCGGGCATCCGCTACTGGCACTCGTTTCTCAACGGTGTGGCCGGCCGCTCGCACAGCCGCGAGCACGCCGTGAACTCCGCCAAGATCTTCAGCCAGACGAACCCCATGCTCGTGGGCACGGGCGGTCTCACGCTGTTCCCCGGTACGCCGCTTTTGGAAGAAGCGCAGGTAGGGGAGTTCGACCCCTTGTCCGAAAAGGAGATGTTCGAGGAGCTGCTGCTGTTCGTGGAGAATCTGACCTGCGACTGCTCGTTCATCACGCACCACACCATCGGAGGCGAGAACCTGAGCGGTCCGAACTTCCTGGCACGCAAGGACGACATCATCGCGTCGCTGCGTGACGAGATCGAACACGGCGATTTGGACACTATGGCCCGCATCCGCGCGATGAAACGTTCGCTGTAA
- the menB gene encoding 1,4-dihydroxy-2-naphthoyl-CoA synthase, protein MTDICWEAAKTYREIVYEKAEGIAKITINRPERRNAFTPLTVVELIDAFSDARDDSSVGVILLTGANHGGAHEDEAFCSGGDQKIRGNGGYVGEDSIPRLNVLDLQRLIRVIPKPVIAMVNGYAVGGGHVLHILCDLSIAAETAKFGQTGPRVGSFDAGYGAGYLADIVGQKKAREIWYLCRLYTAQEALDMGLVNKVVPFDELEDECVSWAKQILRHSPTALRFMKASFNAATDGLAGLQQLAGDATLLFYTTDEAKEGRDAFKEKRDPDFDQFPRFP, encoded by the coding sequence ATGACCGACATTTGTTGGGAAGCGGCCAAAACGTACCGCGAAATCGTGTACGAGAAGGCCGAAGGCATCGCGAAGATCACCATCAACCGGCCCGAACGAAGAAATGCGTTCACGCCCCTCACCGTCGTTGAGCTCATCGACGCGTTCAGCGACGCACGGGACGACTCAAGCGTCGGCGTCATCCTACTCACGGGCGCGAACCACGGAGGCGCCCACGAGGACGAGGCCTTCTGCTCCGGCGGCGACCAGAAGATCCGCGGCAACGGCGGCTACGTGGGCGAGGACAGCATCCCCCGCCTGAACGTGCTGGACCTGCAGCGCCTGATCAGGGTCATCCCGAAACCCGTGATCGCCATGGTCAACGGCTACGCCGTGGGCGGCGGGCACGTGCTGCACATCCTGTGCGACCTGTCGATCGCCGCCGAAACGGCGAAGTTCGGCCAGACCGGCCCCCGCGTGGGCAGTTTCGACGCGGGCTACGGCGCGGGATACCTGGCGGACATCGTCGGCCAGAAGAAGGCCCGCGAAATCTGGTACCTGTGCCGGCTCTACACCGCCCAAGAGGCGCTGGACATGGGCCTGGTCAACAAGGTGGTCCCCTTCGACGAGCTGGAAGACGAGTGCGTGAGCTGGGCAAAGCAGATTCTCAGGCACAGTCCCACAGCACTTCGCTTCATGAAGGCATCGTTCAATGCGGCCACCGACGGCCTGGCCGGGCTGCAACAGCTCGCCGGCGACGCGACGCTTCTGTTCTACACCACCGACGAGGCCAAAGAGGGCCGCGACGCGTTCAAGGAGAAGCGCGACCCCGACTTCGACCAGTTCCCCAGGTTTCCCTAA
- a CDS encoding FAD-dependent oxidoreductase, with protein sequence MHIEITWDYEADLIVVGSGAAGLTASIEARKQGMSVIVVESQPSFGGTSIICGGGIVIPNTPMQRRQGIVDSVDAMYNDMVSMTRTDNNPENLRVYCEQSERLWDWLEGQDVEFIDEPLVGVGAQSVPRIHYVNARKMCETLYGNACEAGAVFHFGVKGLQLIQEPVTKRVLGMRAEGTDGHSVWYRAHKAVVVATGGYSRNTQLLNQHIFGEGAENIACETAPGDDGSGLVMCMEAGADTRHLGYCSLYTQQHPDGDGSVGCAMYHVGAILVNRAGRRFVNEAQGFEGVWEDVMHQPDGICFSVWDGKIAQQQRGNSFRYHSQQKLEESGLLLKADSLAELAEAMGVSSFPLVASVCKYNQDLSEYGYDTVFGRHHLVAKVGTPVAIDEPPFYAWKTRSSILTTHGGIRKDTNCQAIDVLGHPIPGLFVAGGISGFCEMGIVPGTHRSVVASGPSLGGALALGRYAAERIAALDC encoded by the coding sequence TTGCATATCGAAATTACTTGGGATTACGAAGCCGACCTGATAGTAGTGGGTTCCGGTGCGGCGGGTCTTACGGCGAGCATCGAGGCCCGCAAGCAGGGGATGTCGGTCATCGTCGTTGAGTCGCAGCCGAGCTTCGGCGGCACCTCCATCATCTGTGGCGGTGGCATCGTCATACCCAATACGCCCATGCAGCGCCGCCAGGGCATCGTCGATTCTGTGGACGCCATGTACAACGACATGGTGTCGATGACCCGCACGGACAACAACCCTGAAAACCTGCGTGTGTACTGCGAACAGTCCGAGCGCCTATGGGATTGGCTTGAAGGCCAGGACGTCGAATTCATCGACGAGCCCCTTGTGGGGGTGGGCGCGCAGTCGGTGCCTCGCATCCATTACGTCAATGCGCGAAAGATGTGCGAAACGCTGTACGGTAACGCGTGCGAGGCCGGTGCGGTGTTCCATTTCGGAGTGAAAGGCTTGCAGCTGATCCAAGAGCCTGTCACGAAACGCGTGTTGGGCATGCGTGCGGAAGGCACCGATGGCCACAGCGTATGGTACCGCGCCCACAAGGCCGTAGTGGTGGCCACGGGCGGCTATTCGCGCAACACGCAGCTGCTCAACCAGCACATATTCGGCGAAGGTGCCGAAAACATCGCATGCGAGACAGCTCCTGGCGACGACGGGTCGGGGCTTGTCATGTGCATGGAGGCCGGGGCAGACACGAGGCATCTGGGCTACTGCTCCCTGTACACGCAGCAGCATCCCGACGGAGACGGGTCCGTGGGATGCGCCATGTACCATGTGGGCGCCATTCTGGTGAATCGTGCCGGACGGCGTTTCGTGAATGAAGCCCAGGGTTTCGAAGGCGTCTGGGAAGACGTCATGCATCAGCCGGACGGCATCTGCTTCAGCGTCTGGGACGGAAAGATCGCTCAGCAGCAACGCGGCAACAGCTTCCGCTACCACTCCCAACAGAAACTGGAGGAATCCGGGCTGCTGCTGAAGGCGGATAGCCTGGCCGAACTGGCTGAGGCCATGGGCGTCTCGTCGTTCCCGCTGGTGGCAAGCGTGTGCAAATACAACCAGGACCTTTCCGAATACGGGTATGACACCGTGTTCGGACGGCATCATCTCGTGGCTAAGGTGGGCACTCCCGTGGCCATCGACGAGCCGCCGTTTTACGCCTGGAAGACCCGCAGCAGCATCCTGACCACCCACGGCGGCATCCGTAAGGACACGAACTGCCAGGCCATTGACGTGCTTGGGCATCCGATTCCCGGCCTTTTCGTGGCGGGCGGCATCAGCGGCTTCTGCGAGATGGGCATCGTTCCCGGAACGCATCGGTCGGTGGTGGCGTCGGGTCCGAGCCTCGGCGGCGCTTTGGCGCTCGGCCGTTACGCCGCGGAGCGAATCGCGGCATTGGATTGCTGA
- a CDS encoding alpha/beta hydrolase, with protein sequence MGLSPQAQAIYDNLIETEYKKPFSEPEPFAALVKAMGEVQKTRYRVPDFVTDAVAVADEQIAPGARMITIEPKDGATSDKRVLYYHGGAFLINIMDTQWTLAISLVKRLGCRVHMLEYPLAPTHGHTETYTAMMDAYRWVFQQTAPENVIVAGDSVGAHMTIAAAQIALTEGLPQPALIITLSPWIDFGNMLPGKAERDAGDPIIGMVSLIEIPRVWCGDVAAEKVCPPNLQYGPFEGLAPIYAQVGSTEVLLVDALELKRLVEEAGGQIELEIGEGLWHTYALYPDMPEGAQAVEDIAIRIENA encoded by the coding sequence ATGGGACTGAGCCCGCAAGCCCAGGCAATCTACGATAACCTGATCGAAACCGAGTACAAGAAGCCGTTCTCGGAACCTGAACCCTTCGCAGCCCTGGTCAAGGCCATGGGCGAGGTGCAGAAGACCCGCTACCGCGTGCCTGACTTCGTCACCGACGCGGTCGCGGTGGCCGACGAGCAGATCGCACCCGGCGCCCGCATGATCACCATCGAGCCGAAGGACGGCGCCACCAGCGACAAGCGCGTGCTGTACTACCACGGCGGCGCCTTCCTCATCAACATTATGGACACGCAGTGGACGCTGGCAATCAGCCTGGTCAAACGCCTGGGCTGCCGCGTGCACATGCTCGAATACCCCCTTGCGCCCACCCACGGGCACACCGAAACCTACACCGCGATGATGGACGCTTACCGCTGGGTCTTCCAACAGACCGCCCCCGAAAACGTCATCGTGGCAGGCGACTCGGTGGGCGCGCACATGACCATCGCCGCAGCTCAAATAGCGCTGACCGAAGGTTTGCCCCAGCCCGCGCTCATCATCACGCTTTCGCCCTGGATCGATTTCGGCAACATGCTGCCTGGCAAGGCGGAACGCGACGCCGGCGATCCCATCATCGGCATGGTGAGCCTGATCGAAATCCCCCGCGTGTGGTGCGGCGATGTCGCAGCCGAAAAGGTCTGCCCGCCGAACCTGCAGTACGGCCCCTTCGAAGGCCTGGCGCCGATATATGCGCAGGTCGGATCCACCGAGGTGCTCCTCGTGGACGCCTTGGAGCTCAAGCGCCTGGTGGAAGAGGCGGGCGGACAGATCGAGCTTGAAATCGGCGAGGGCCTATGGCACACCTACGCCCTCTACCCCGACATGCCCGAAGGCGCCCAAGCCGTCGAAGACATCGCAATCCGAATCGAAAACGCCTAG
- a CDS encoding alpha/beta fold hydrolase — protein sequence MPYITTQDGTKLYYEDRPAKDQANASAEDLLIIHGLGSSHYDLAQFIDDLNETHRVVFYDQRNHADSDRAQLHLNVKTLGQDLNDVIEQLDLRDINAFGHSMGAAAIFSYVNQYGTERLSSIGIADMSPYLSNADWKGGIRQGTWTDKDFMGDMDRLFDDAAWGAWHIAKTLMNPKLQGMPADQEAAAIEGMRPNADPLGFPALWFSLFYTDQRPALAKIDVPVLYLMPELPLYSHVNVDFIASQVKAGFTLEENFPGTTHLILSEAPHETAAAVERFLAATK from the coding sequence ATGCCGTACATCACCACGCAAGATGGAACCAAGCTTTACTACGAAGACCGTCCCGCAAAAGACCAGGCCAACGCCTCTGCCGAGGACCTGCTCATCATCCATGGATTGGGTTCGTCCCACTATGACCTGGCGCAGTTCATCGACGATTTGAACGAAACCCATCGCGTCGTCTTCTACGACCAGCGCAACCATGCGGACTCCGACCGCGCTCAGCTTCACTTGAACGTCAAGACCCTCGGCCAAGACCTCAACGACGTCATCGAGCAGCTTGACCTGCGCGACATCAACGCTTTCGGTCACTCCATGGGTGCCGCTGCCATCTTCAGCTACGTCAACCAGTACGGCACGGAGCGCCTATCCAGCATCGGCATTGCAGACATGTCCCCCTATTTGAGCAATGCCGATTGGAAGGGTGGCATCAGGCAGGGCACCTGGACCGACAAGGATTTCATGGGCGACATGGACCGCCTGTTCGACGACGCGGCTTGGGGAGCCTGGCACATCGCCAAAACCCTTATGAATCCGAAACTCCAGGGCATGCCCGCCGACCAGGAAGCGGCTGCCATCGAAGGCATGCGCCCCAACGCCGACCCGCTGGGGTTCCCGGCGCTGTGGTTCTCGCTGTTCTACACCGACCAGCGCCCCGCCCTGGCCAAGATCGACGTGCCCGTGCTCTACCTCATGCCCGAGCTTCCGCTGTATTCCCACGTGAACGTGGACTTCATCGCGAGCCAGGTGAAGGCCGGCTTCACGCTGGAAGAGAACTTCCCCGGAACCACACACCTGATCCTGTCCGAAGCGCCCCACGAGACGGCTGCGGCTGTCGAGCGCTTCCTGGCGGCAACCAAGTAA
- a CDS encoding phytoene desaturase family protein, giving the protein MSNKYDVIVAGGGHNGLITAAYLAKAGKKVLVVEGQEHAGGGLRTEEVAAPGFKSNLAAVSHGFIQPNPLIRNDELGLLSKFGLEYIYPEKQTAVIFPDDRSLIFYRDVDKTCESIAQFSEHDAEAYHKFYAMAEKALEMMVAGMYNGPTPTFGAFYAGLEGSEEGRDLLRIQLGSSDAFVNEWFEDDHTKVACNRFTSEGMFDPREQGSGMNLLIFVPLTHKYGTAIPKGGSIELTNSIIRCIEANGGEIRTNSWIKEFKVANGTCEGVVLEDGEVLLASDAVVTNFNIKQLDETMLGKGNVSDRYLTSVKNLRPQSYQNMLQSIALNEAPMYKAGEDASTSFMVEFASDTMEGFYREFDAYKYGEPWFTSPLSVTSTLWDPSLAPEGKHSLYLYSYQPYELKGGAQRWDEGMKEEVAGKVLEFIQSRATNMGPENIVGQYTMCPRDFERWNPSWIGGNFSHIGCYLNQNYGNRPFPEVQDNRLPLDHMYICGPSAFPGGGVIGGGRAVAQVVMEDLGIDFFDVVG; this is encoded by the coding sequence ATGTCCAACAAGTATGATGTCATCGTCGCAGGCGGCGGCCACAACGGCCTGATTACCGCGGCCTATCTGGCCAAGGCGGGCAAGAAGGTTCTGGTGGTCGAAGGCCAGGAGCATGCAGGCGGCGGCCTGCGCACCGAAGAGGTGGCGGCCCCCGGCTTCAAGAGCAACCTGGCGGCTGTCAGCCATGGCTTCATTCAGCCGAACCCGCTCATCCGCAACGACGAACTGGGCCTGCTCTCGAAGTTCGGCCTGGAGTACATCTACCCCGAAAAGCAGACCGCCGTCATCTTCCCCGATGACCGTTCGCTGATCTTCTACCGCGACGTGGACAAGACCTGCGAGTCCATCGCCCAGTTCTCCGAGCACGACGCCGAGGCATACCACAAGTTCTACGCCATGGCGGAAAAGGCCCTCGAGATGATGGTCGCCGGCATGTACAACGGTCCCACGCCCACGTTCGGCGCGTTCTATGCGGGTCTTGAAGGGTCCGAAGAAGGCCGCGACCTGCTGCGCATCCAGCTGGGCAGCAGCGACGCCTTCGTCAACGAGTGGTTCGAAGACGACCACACCAAGGTCGCCTGCAACCGCTTCACCTCTGAGGGCATGTTCGATCCTCGCGAGCAGGGCTCCGGCATGAACCTGCTCATCTTCGTCCCGCTGACCCACAAGTACGGAACCGCCATCCCCAAGGGCGGCTCGATCGAGCTGACCAACTCCATCATCAGGTGCATCGAAGCCAACGGCGGCGAGATCCGCACCAACTCCTGGATCAAGGAGTTCAAGGTCGCCAACGGTACCTGCGAGGGCGTTGTGCTTGAGGACGGCGAAGTGCTGCTGGCAAGCGACGCCGTGGTCACCAACTTCAACATCAAACAGCTCGACGAGACCATGCTGGGCAAGGGCAATGTGAGCGATCGCTATCTGACCAGCGTGAAGAACCTGCGTCCCCAGAGCTATCAGAACATGCTGCAGAGCATCGCTCTGAACGAGGCACCGATGTACAAGGCCGGCGAAGACGCCTCCACGAGCTTCATGGTCGAGTTCGCCTCCGACACCATGGAAGGCTTCTACCGTGAGTTCGACGCCTACAAGTACGGCGAGCCGTGGTTCACGTCGCCGCTGTCCGTGACGAGCACGTTGTGGGATCCGAGCCTGGCTCCCGAGGGCAAGCACTCCCTGTACCTGTACAGCTACCAGCCCTACGAGCTGAAGGGCGGCGCGCAGCGCTGGGACGAAGGCATGAAGGAAGAAGTGGCGGGCAAGGTTCTGGAGTTCATCCAGTCCCGCGCCACCAACATGGGCCCCGAGAACATCGTGGGTCAGTACACCATGTGCCCGCGTGACTTCGAGCGCTGGAATCCGTCTTGGATCGGCGGCAACTTCTCCCACATCGGCTGCTACCTCAATCAGAACTACGGCAACCGCCCGTTCCCCGAGGTGCAGGACAACCGCCTGCCGCTGGACCACATGTACATCTGCGGCCCCAGCGCGTTCCCGGGCGGCGGCGTCATCGGCGGCGGCCGTGCGGTGGCACAGGTAGTCATGGAGGACCTGGGCATCGACTTCTTCGACGTTGTCGGTTAA